One segment of Stappia sp. 28M-7 DNA contains the following:
- the nuoG gene encoding NADH-quinone oxidoreductase subunit NuoG, whose product MNKTIFVDGKEIEVPQDYTLLQACEAAGAEVPRFCFHDRLSIAGNCRMCLVEVKGGPPKPVASCAMNVRDLRPGPNGEPPEVFTKTPMVKKAREGVMEFLLINHPLDCPICDQGGECDLQDQAMAYGVDASRYAENKRAVEDKYIGPLVKTIMTRCIHCTRCVRFTTEVCGVADLGLIGRGEDAEITSYLENALSSEMQGNVVDLCPVGALTHKPYAFQARPWELKKTETIDVMDAVGSAIRVDTRGREVMRVLPRLNEAVNEEWISDKTRYIWDGLKTQRLDRPYVRVDGKLRPASWGEAFAAIASKVKASSPEKLAAIAGDLASVEEMFALKSLMTALGSSNIDCRQDGAALDPALGRSSYLFNATIEGIEDADAVLIIGSNPRLEAPVLNARIRKRMRMGPLPVGVIGQQADLTYPATYLGAGAETLADLAAGKHGFADVLKNAERPLIIVGQGALSRADGSAVLSAAAALARSVGATGSDWNGFSVLHTAASRVGGLDIGFVPGEGGKGTAEIQQAAGEGAMDVVFLLGADEMDMSAFGSAFVVYVGTHGDRGAHRADVILPGAAYTEKSGTWVNTEGRVQLGDRAAFPPGEAREDWAILRALSAQLGSALPFDSLQDLRKALYAAHPLMAGIDAIENDGGEGTAKAADLGGKMAGEAFQPAITDFYLTNPIARASATMAECSALAKARAAEAAE is encoded by the coding sequence ATGAACAAGACGATCTTTGTCGACGGCAAGGAGATCGAGGTTCCGCAGGACTACACGCTGCTGCAGGCTTGCGAGGCGGCGGGTGCCGAGGTGCCGCGCTTCTGTTTCCACGACCGGCTGTCGATTGCCGGCAACTGCCGCATGTGCCTCGTCGAGGTGAAGGGCGGACCGCCGAAGCCGGTGGCCTCCTGCGCCATGAACGTGCGCGACCTGCGCCCGGGCCCGAACGGCGAGCCGCCGGAGGTCTTCACCAAGACCCCGATGGTCAAGAAGGCCCGCGAGGGCGTGATGGAGTTCCTGCTGATCAACCATCCGCTCGACTGCCCGATCTGCGATCAGGGCGGCGAGTGCGATCTGCAGGACCAGGCCATGGCCTATGGCGTCGACGCGTCCCGCTATGCGGAGAACAAGCGCGCCGTCGAGGACAAGTATATCGGCCCGCTGGTGAAGACGATCATGACGCGCTGCATCCACTGCACGCGCTGCGTCCGCTTCACCACGGAAGTTTGCGGCGTCGCCGACCTCGGCCTGATCGGCCGCGGCGAGGATGCCGAGATCACCTCCTATCTGGAGAACGCGCTGTCCTCCGAGATGCAGGGCAACGTCGTTGACCTGTGCCCGGTCGGTGCGCTCACCCACAAGCCCTATGCCTTCCAGGCCCGTCCGTGGGAGCTGAAGAAGACCGAAACCATCGACGTGATGGACGCGGTCGGCTCGGCGATCCGCGTCGACACCCGTGGCCGCGAGGTCATGCGCGTGCTGCCGCGTCTCAACGAGGCGGTCAACGAGGAGTGGATCTCCGACAAGACCCGCTACATCTGGGACGGCCTGAAGACCCAGCGCCTCGACCGCCCCTATGTGCGCGTCGACGGCAAGCTGCGCCCGGCCAGCTGGGGTGAGGCCTTCGCGGCCATCGCCTCCAAGGTGAAGGCGTCGAGCCCGGAGAAGCTGGCGGCGATCGCCGGCGACTTGGCGAGCGTTGAGGAAATGTTCGCGCTGAAGAGCCTGATGACGGCCCTCGGCTCTTCGAACATCGACTGCCGCCAGGACGGGGCCGCGCTCGATCCGGCACTCGGCCGCTCCTCCTATCTGTTCAACGCGACCATCGAGGGGATCGAGGACGCGGATGCGGTGCTGATCATCGGCTCCAACCCGCGTCTCGAGGCTCCGGTGCTGAACGCGCGCATCCGCAAGCGCATGCGCATGGGCCCGCTGCCCGTCGGCGTCATCGGCCAGCAGGCCGATCTGACCTATCCGGCGACGTATCTCGGCGCCGGCGCCGAGACGCTGGCCGATCTTGCGGCCGGCAAGCACGGTTTCGCCGACGTTCTGAAGAATGCCGAGCGTCCGCTGATCATCGTCGGCCAGGGCGCGCTGTCGCGCGCTGACGGCTCGGCGGTCCTGTCGGCCGCTGCTGCGCTCGCCCGTTCGGTCGGCGCGACCGGTTCCGACTGGAACGGCTTCTCGGTGCTGCACACCGCGGCCTCGCGCGTCGGCGGCCTCGACATCGGTTTCGTGCCGGGCGAGGGCGGCAAGGGCACGGCCGAGATCCAGCAGGCGGCAGGCGAGGGCGCGATGGATGTCGTGTTCCTGCTCGGCGCCGACGAGATGGACATGAGCGCGTTCGGCTCGGCCTTCGTGGTCTATGTCGGCACCCATGGCGACCGCGGCGCGCACCGTGCCGACGTGATCCTGCCGGGTGCTGCCTATACCGAGAAGTCGGGCACCTGGGTCAACACTGAGGGCCGCGTGCAGCTCGGCGACCGTGCGGCCTTCCCCCCGGGCGAGGCCCGCGAGGACTGGGCGATCCTGCGTGCGCTGTCGGCGCAGCTGGGTTCGGCGCTGCCGTTCGACTCGCTGCAGGACCTGCGCAAGGCGCTCTATGCGGCGCATCCGCTGATGGCCGGCATCGACGCCATCGAGAATGACGGCGGCGAGGGCACCGCGAAGGCGGCGGACCTCGGCGGCAAGATGGCCGGCGAGGCGTTCCAGCCGGCGATCACCGACTTCTACCTGACCAATCCGATCGCGCGGGCCTCCGCGACGATGGCCGAGTGTTCGGCCCTCGCCAAGGCACGCGCGGCAGAGGCCGCGGAGTAA
- a CDS encoding NADH-quinone oxidoreductase subunit E, which produces MAVRRLHPEQPESFAFTAANLDWANKVISRYPEGRQASAVIPLLWRAQEQHEGWLPEPAIRYVAEMLGMPDIRVLEVATFYTMFQLAPVGKKAHIQVCGTTPCQLRGSEDLIRVCKSKIAAHAHELSADGDFSWEEVECLGACVNAPMVQIFKDTYEDLTPESLEKLIDDISAGREVTPGPQNGRRFGAPEGGPTTLTGLSDKTRGGDPLPTVVNGAEAASHAFAGASINAGGNDYNGVPGAAAAGAAKTAAPKAEAKPKAASAAPAAAAKAAAAKDEAGPAPTEAAKPAAPKRTKESAQASLDLAAADTSAEESEPELLTGARGGKADDLKRIKGVGPKLEGILNELGVYHFDQIASWTDENKAWVDTRLKFKGRIDREDWIAQAKVLASGGETDFSRRVDGGDVPTSKS; this is translated from the coding sequence ATGGCCGTTCGTCGCCTTCACCCTGAGCAGCCCGAAAGCTTCGCCTTCACGGCGGCCAATCTGGACTGGGCAAACAAGGTCATCTCGCGCTACCCGGAAGGCCGCCAGGCCTCCGCGGTGATCCCGCTTCTGTGGCGGGCGCAGGAACAGCACGAGGGCTGGCTGCCCGAGCCGGCGATCCGTTATGTCGCCGAAATGCTCGGCATGCCGGATATCCGCGTGCTGGAGGTCGCGACCTTCTACACGATGTTCCAGCTGGCTCCGGTCGGCAAGAAGGCGCATATCCAGGTCTGCGGCACCACGCCCTGCCAGCTGCGCGGCTCGGAAGACCTGATCCGGGTCTGCAAGTCGAAGATCGCGGCCCATGCGCATGAGCTGTCGGCCGATGGCGACTTTTCGTGGGAAGAGGTCGAGTGCCTTGGCGCCTGCGTCAACGCGCCGATGGTGCAGATCTTCAAGGACACCTACGAGGACCTGACGCCGGAGAGCCTGGAAAAGCTCATCGACGACATTTCCGCCGGGCGCGAAGTGACCCCGGGCCCGCAGAACGGCCGTCGCTTCGGCGCGCCGGAAGGCGGTCCGACCACGCTGACCGGCCTGTCCGACAAGACCCGCGGCGGCGATCCGCTTCCCACAGTGGTCAACGGTGCGGAAGCGGCCTCGCATGCCTTTGCCGGCGCCTCGATCAATGCCGGCGGCAACGACTACAACGGCGTTCCGGGCGCGGCTGCGGCCGGTGCCGCCAAGACGGCGGCCCCCAAGGCCGAGGCCAAGCCGAAGGCCGCGAGCGCAGCTCCCGCTGCTGCCGCCAAGGCCGCTGCTGCCAAGGACGAGGCCGGCCCGGCGCCGACCGAGGCTGCAAAGCCGGCGGCTCCCAAGCGGACCAAGGAAAGCGCCCAGGCGAGCCTCGATCTTGCCGCGGCCGATACTTCGGCGGAGGAGAGCGAGCCCGAGCTGCTGACCGGCGCCCGCGGCGGCAAGGCGGACGACCTCAAGCGGATCAAGGGCGTCGGCCCGAAGCTCGAGGGCATCCTCAACGAGCTCGGCGTCTACCACTTCGACCAGATCGCCTCCTGGACCGACGAGAACAAGGCCTGGGTCGACACCCGGCTGAAGTTCAAGGGGCGTATCGATCGCGAAGACTGGATCGCACAGGCCAAGGTGCTGGCGTCCGGCGGCGAAACCGATTTCTCCAGGCGCGTCGACGGTGGCGACGTGCCCACGAGCAAGTCCTAA
- the nuoH gene encoding NADH-quinone oxidoreductase subunit NuoH, which yields MADFWADYLFPLIIMVAQSVLLLVALLLIVAYILYADRKVWAAVQIRRGPNVVGPWGLLQSFADLLKFVLKEPVIPAGANKGLFLLAPLVTVTLALTAWAVVPVADGWVIADINVGILFILAISSLGVYGIIIGGWASNSKYPFLSALRSAAQMVSYEVSIGFVIVTVLLCVGSLNLTDIVLAQKTGLASALGLPWLAFLNWYWLPLFPMFVIFFISALAETNRPPFDLAEAESELVAGFMVEYGSTPYMMFMLGEYVSIALMCALTTILFMGGWLPPLDVAPFTWVPGFVWFLLKSLLVFFMFAMVKAMVPRYRYDQLMRLGWKVFLPLSLAMVFVVAAVLMAMGWAPTGA from the coding sequence ATGGCGGACTTCTGGGCGGATTATCTCTTCCCGCTGATCATCATGGTGGCACAGAGCGTGCTGCTGCTGGTCGCACTGCTGCTGATCGTGGCCTACATCCTGTACGCGGACCGCAAGGTCTGGGCGGCGGTGCAGATCCGTCGCGGCCCGAACGTCGTCGGGCCCTGGGGCCTGCTGCAGTCCTTTGCCGACCTTCTGAAATTCGTGCTGAAGGAGCCGGTGATCCCGGCCGGCGCCAACAAGGGCCTGTTCCTGCTGGCGCCGCTGGTCACCGTGACGCTGGCGCTGACCGCCTGGGCGGTGGTTCCGGTCGCCGACGGGTGGGTGATCGCCGACATCAATGTCGGCATCCTGTTCATCCTCGCGATCTCCTCGCTCGGCGTCTACGGCATCATCATCGGCGGCTGGGCTTCGAACTCGAAGTATCCGTTCCTGTCGGCGCTGCGCTCGGCGGCGCAGATGGTCTCCTACGAGGTGTCCATCGGCTTCGTCATCGTGACGGTGCTCTTGTGCGTCGGCTCTCTGAACCTCACGGACATCGTCCTGGCGCAGAAGACCGGCCTCGCCAGCGCGCTCGGGCTTCCGTGGCTGGCCTTCCTGAACTGGTACTGGCTGCCGCTGTTCCCGATGTTCGTGATCTTCTTCATCTCGGCGCTGGCGGAGACCAACCGTCCTCCGTTCGATCTGGCCGAGGCCGAGTCCGAGCTGGTCGCCGGTTTCATGGTCGAGTACGGCTCCACGCCCTACATGATGTTCATGCTCGGCGAGTATGTGTCGATCGCGCTGATGTGTGCGCTGACGACCATCCTGTTCATGGGTGGCTGGCTGCCCCCGCTGGACGTCGCACCCTTCACCTGGGTCCCGGGCTTCGTCTGGTTCCTGCTGAAGTCGCTGCTGGTGTTCTTCATGTTCGCGATGGTCAAGGCGATGGTCCCGCGCTACCGCTACGACCAGCTGATGCGCCTCGGCTGGAAGGTGTTCCTGCCGCTGTCGCTGGCCATGGTGTTCGTCGTCGCGGCCGTGCTGATGGCCATGGGCTGGGCGCCGACCGGCGCGTAA
- a CDS encoding NADH-quinone oxidoreductase subunit M gives MSNWPLLSITTFLPLVGVFFILLVRGEDEGAKENMRRVALITTVFTFIVSLFIWGGFDAANPGFQFQESGEWLGANMGYRMGVDGISMLFVILTTFLMPFCILASWQSVQLRVKEYMIAFLVLETLMIGVFCALDLVMFYVFFEASLIPMFLIIGVWGGKRRVYASYKFFLYTLLGSLLMLIALMAMYWNAGTTDIPTLMSHGFPENMQTWLWLAFFASFAVKMPMWPVHTWLPDAHVEAPTAGSVILAAILLKMGGYGFLRFSLPMFPLASEMFAPLIFTLSVVAIVYTSLVALAQEDIKKLIAYSSVAHMGYVTMGIFTMTEQGVQGALFQMLSHGIVSGALFLCVGVIYDRMHTRDIAAYGGLVNRMPFYAVAFLIFTMANVGLPGTSGFVGEFLTLMGAFQVNTWVALIATSGVVLSAAYALFLYRRVVFGVLDKESLKSITDLTLREKVILVPMIILTILFGFYPAPILDATAASVGALVTQYQAAIEAAQSTAMLAQ, from the coding sequence ATGAGCAACTGGCCGCTTCTTTCGATCACGACCTTCCTTCCGCTGGTCGGCGTCTTCTTCATCCTGCTGGTCCGCGGCGAGGACGAGGGGGCGAAGGAGAACATGCGCCGCGTGGCGCTGATCACCACGGTGTTCACCTTCATCGTGTCGCTCTTCATCTGGGGCGGCTTCGATGCGGCAAATCCCGGCTTCCAGTTCCAGGAAAGCGGGGAGTGGCTGGGCGCCAACATGGGCTACCGGATGGGCGTCGACGGCATCTCCATGCTGTTTGTCATCCTGACCACGTTCCTGATGCCCTTCTGCATCCTCGCCAGCTGGCAGAGCGTGCAGCTGCGGGTGAAGGAATACATGATCGCCTTCCTGGTGCTGGAAACGCTGATGATCGGCGTGTTCTGCGCGCTGGACCTGGTCATGTTCTACGTGTTCTTCGAGGCCAGCCTGATCCCGATGTTCCTGATCATCGGCGTGTGGGGCGGCAAGCGGCGCGTCTATGCCAGCTACAAGTTCTTCCTCTACACGCTGCTCGGCTCGCTCCTGATGCTGATCGCGCTGATGGCGATGTACTGGAACGCGGGCACCACCGACATCCCGACGCTGATGTCGCACGGCTTCCCTGAGAACATGCAGACCTGGCTGTGGCTGGCCTTCTTCGCCTCCTTCGCGGTGAAGATGCCGATGTGGCCGGTGCATACCTGGCTGCCGGATGCGCACGTGGAGGCGCCGACGGCGGGCTCGGTCATCCTGGCGGCGATCCTGCTTAAGATGGGCGGCTATGGCTTCCTGCGCTTCTCGCTGCCGATGTTCCCGCTGGCGAGCGAGATGTTCGCGCCGCTGATCTTCACCCTCTCGGTGGTGGCCATCGTCTACACCTCGCTGGTGGCGCTCGCCCAGGAAGACATCAAGAAGCTGATCGCCTACTCCTCGGTGGCGCACATGGGCTACGTGACCATGGGCATCTTCACCATGACGGAGCAGGGCGTGCAGGGGGCTCTGTTCCAGATGCTCTCGCACGGCATCGTCTCCGGCGCGCTGTTCCTGTGCGTCGGCGTGATCTATGACCGCATGCACACTCGCGACATCGCCGCCTATGGCGGTCTGGTGAACCGGATGCCGTTCTATGCGGTGGCCTTCCTGATCTTCACCATGGCCAATGTCGGCCTTCCGGGCACCAGCGGCTTCGTCGGCGAGTTCCTGACGCTGATGGGCGCGTTCCAGGTGAACACCTGGGTGGCCCTGATCGCGACCTCGGGCGTCGTCCTGTCGGCCGCCTATGCGCTCTTCCTCTACCGGCGCGTCGTGTTCGGCGTGCTCGACAAGGAGAGCCTGAAGTCGATCACCGACCTCACGCTCCGCGAGAAGGTGATCCTGGTTCCGATGATCATCCTGACCATCCTGTTCGGCTTCTATCCGGCGCCGATCCTGGATGCCACAGCCGCCTCCGTGGGCGCGCTGGTCACGCAATACCAGGCCGCGATCGAGGCGGCCCAGTCGACCGCCATGCTGGCGCAGTAA
- the nuoL gene encoding NADH-quinone oxidoreductase subunit L translates to MYQLIVFLPLIGFLIAGLFGRVIGAKASEYVTSGLLIVAAILSWIGFFSIGFGDTAVVKEPVMRWITSGTFDVEWTIRVDTLTAVMLVVVNSVSALVHVYSIGYMHHDPHRPRFFAYLSLFTFAMLTLVTSDNLLQMFFGWEGVGLASYLLIGFWYQKPSANAAAMKAFVVNRVGDFGFILGIFGIFVLFGSADYDAIFANAQAFAEGEPKVVLDFLGYQLTQDAALTVTCLLLFMGAMGKSAQFLLHTWLPDAMEGPTPVSALIHAATMVTAGVFMVARLSPVFELSHTALTVVTFFGATTAFFAATVGLVQNDIKRVIAYSTCSQLGYMFVALGVGGYSIAIFHLFTHAFFKALLFLGAGSVIHAVSNEQDMRKMGGLRKHIPLTYWMMVIGTLALTGFPLTAGFFSKDGVIEAAYVGHNAFAMYGFWLTVAAAGLTSFYSWRLAFMTFHGKPRASVDVMKHVHESPLVMTVPLMILSVGALFAGLAFAGVFMGEGYEGFWKGALFTSEENHILHDIHEVPLWVKASPFVMMVLGFAFAWLFYIRSPEIPRRLAERHDGLYRFLLNKWYFDELYDAIFVRPAMWLGRQLWKKGDGATIDRLGPDGIAARVQDVSSWAVRLQTGYLYHYAFAMLIGVAALITWSMFSVGGAH, encoded by the coding sequence ATGTACCAGCTTATCGTCTTTCTGCCCCTGATCGGCTTCCTGATCGCCGGCCTCTTCGGCCGGGTGATCGGCGCCAAGGCGAGCGAATACGTCACCTCCGGCCTGCTGATCGTGGCGGCCATCCTGTCGTGGATCGGGTTCTTCTCCATCGGCTTCGGCGACACTGCCGTGGTCAAGGAGCCGGTGATGCGCTGGATCACGTCCGGCACGTTCGATGTCGAGTGGACCATTCGCGTCGACACGCTGACCGCCGTCATGCTGGTGGTGGTCAACTCCGTGTCCGCGCTCGTGCATGTCTACTCCATCGGCTACATGCACCACGATCCGCACCGGCCGCGCTTCTTTGCCTATCTGTCGCTGTTCACCTTCGCCATGCTGACGCTGGTGACCTCCGACAACCTGCTGCAGATGTTCTTCGGCTGGGAGGGCGTCGGTCTCGCCTCGTATCTGCTGATCGGCTTCTGGTACCAGAAGCCCTCGGCGAACGCTGCGGCGATGAAGGCCTTCGTGGTCAACCGCGTCGGCGACTTCGGCTTCATCCTCGGCATCTTCGGCATCTTCGTGCTGTTCGGCTCGGCCGACTACGACGCGATCTTCGCCAATGCCCAGGCCTTTGCGGAAGGCGAGCCGAAGGTCGTGCTCGACTTCCTCGGCTACCAGCTGACCCAGGACGCGGCGCTGACCGTGACCTGCCTGCTGCTGTTCATGGGCGCCATGGGCAAGTCGGCGCAGTTTCTGCTGCACACCTGGCTGCCGGACGCGATGGAAGGCCCGACGCCGGTCTCCGCGCTGATCCACGCCGCCACCATGGTGACCGCGGGCGTGTTCATGGTCGCGCGTCTGTCGCCGGTCTTCGAGCTGTCGCACACCGCGCTGACCGTGGTGACGTTCTTCGGCGCGACGACGGCGTTCTTCGCGGCGACCGTCGGCCTGGTGCAGAACGACATCAAGCGCGTCATCGCCTACTCGACCTGCTCGCAGCTCGGCTACATGTTCGTCGCGCTCGGCGTCGGCGGCTACTCGATCGCGATCTTCCACCTGTTCACGCACGCCTTCTTCAAGGCGCTCTTGTTCCTCGGCGCCGGCTCGGTGATCCATGCCGTGTCGAACGAGCAGGACATGCGCAAGATGGGCGGGCTGCGCAAGCATATCCCGCTGACCTACTGGATGATGGTGATCGGCACGCTGGCCCTGACCGGCTTCCCGCTGACCGCCGGCTTCTTCTCCAAGGACGGCGTGATCGAGGCGGCCTATGTCGGCCACAACGCCTTCGCCATGTACGGCTTCTGGCTGACCGTGGCGGCTGCCGGCCTGACCTCGTTCTACTCCTGGCGCCTTGCCTTCATGACCTTCCACGGCAAGCCGCGTGCCTCCGTCGACGTGATGAAGCATGTGCACGAGAGCCCGCTGGTGATGACCGTGCCCCTGATGATCCTGTCGGTCGGCGCGCTGTTCGCGGGTCTCGCCTTTGCCGGCGTGTTCATGGGCGAGGGCTACGAGGGCTTCTGGAAGGGGGCGCTGTTCACCTCCGAGGAGAACCATATCCTGCACGACATCCACGAGGTGCCGCTGTGGGTGAAGGCATCGCCCTTCGTGATGATGGTGCTCGGCTTCGCGTTCGCCTGGCTGTTCTACATCCGTTCGCCCGAGATTCCGCGCCGCCTGGCGGAGCGTCACGACGGCCTGTACCGCTTCCTGTTGAACAAGTGGTACTTCGACGAGCTGTATGACGCGATCTTCGTCCGGCCCGCCATGTGGCTCGGCCGCCAGCTCTGGAAGAAGGGCGACGGGGCGACCATCGACCGGCTCGGACCGGACGGCATCGCCGCCCGCGTCCAGGACGTCAGCTCCTGGGCCGTGCGTCTGCAGACCGGATATCTCTATCACTACGCATTCGCCATGCTGATCGGCGTCGCCGCGCTGATCACCTGGTCCATGTTCTCCGTCGGGGGCGCTCACTGA
- the nuoI gene encoding NADH-quinone oxidoreductase subunit NuoI, which produces MALQQAAKSLLLKEFVSAFFLAMRYFFKPKPTINYPFEKGPVSPRFRGEHALRRYPNGEERCIACKLCEAICPAQAITIEAGPRRNDGTRRTTRYDIDMVKCIYCGFCQEACPVDAIVEGPNFEFATETREELYYDKEKLLANGDRWEREIASNIAMDAPYR; this is translated from the coding sequence ATGGCACTGCAACAGGCGGCAAAATCGCTTCTGCTGAAGGAGTTCGTCTCCGCCTTCTTCCTGGCGATGCGCTACTTCTTCAAGCCGAAGCCGACGATCAACTACCCCTTCGAGAAGGGGCCGGTGAGCCCGCGGTTCCGCGGCGAGCACGCGCTGCGCCGTTATCCGAACGGCGAGGAGCGCTGCATCGCGTGCAAGCTGTGCGAGGCGATCTGTCCGGCTCAGGCGATCACCATCGAGGCCGGCCCGCGCCGCAACGACGGCACGCGGCGCACGACCCGTTACGACATCGACATGGTCAAGTGCATCTACTGCGGCTTCTGTCAGGAGGCTTGCCCGGTGGACGCGATCGTCGAGGGGCCGAACTTCGAGTTCGCCACCGAGACGCGCGAGGAGCTGTACTACGACAAGGAAAAGCTGCTGGCGAACGGCGACCGTTGGGAGCGGGAGATCGCCAGCAACATCGCCATGGACGCGCCTTATCGCTGA
- the nuoF gene encoding NADH-quinone oxidoreductase subunit NuoF, producing the protein MLQDQDRIFTNIYGLHDWGLDGARQRGHWDGTKGLIDKGRDWIINEMKTSGLRGRGGAGFPTGLKWSFMPKESDGRPAYLVVNADESEPGTCKDREILRHDPHTLVEGCLIAGYAMGAIAAYIYVRGEFIRERERLQAAIDQAYEAGLIGKNNKNGYDFDIYVHHGAGAYICGEETALLESLEGKKGQPRLKPPFPANVGLYGCPTTVNNVESIAVAPTILRRGAAWFSGLGKPNNAGTKLFCVSGHVNRPCTVEEEMGIPFRELIDRHCGGIRGGWDNLLAVIPGGSSVPCVTAENIIDCPMDFDSLRGLGSGLGTAAVIVMDRSTDIIKAIARLSYFYKHESCGQCTPCREGTGWMWRVMERMVAGNASKEEIDMLFDVTKQVEGHTICALGDAAAWPIQGLIRNFRPVIEERIDQYVAKSRKPAQSLAAAQ; encoded by the coding sequence ATGCTGCAGGATCAGGACCGGATCTTCACCAATATCTACGGCCTGCACGACTGGGGCCTGGATGGCGCGCGTCAGCGCGGCCATTGGGACGGCACCAAGGGCCTCATCGACAAGGGCCGCGACTGGATCATCAACGAGATGAAGACGTCGGGCCTGCGCGGGCGCGGCGGTGCGGGCTTCCCGACCGGCCTCAAGTGGTCGTTCATGCCGAAGGAGTCGGACGGTCGTCCGGCCTATCTCGTCGTGAATGCGGACGAGTCCGAGCCGGGCACCTGCAAGGACCGCGAGATCCTGCGCCATGACCCGCACACGCTGGTCGAGGGCTGCCTGATCGCCGGTTACGCGATGGGCGCGATCGCCGCATACATCTATGTGCGCGGCGAGTTCATCCGCGAGCGCGAGCGCCTGCAGGCGGCCATCGACCAGGCCTATGAGGCCGGGCTGATCGGCAAGAACAACAAGAACGGCTACGACTTCGACATCTATGTCCACCACGGCGCCGGCGCCTATATCTGCGGCGAGGAAACCGCGCTGCTGGAGAGCCTGGAAGGCAAGAAGGGCCAGCCGCGGCTGAAGCCGCCGTTCCCGGCGAATGTCGGCCTCTACGGTTGCCCGACGACGGTGAACAACGTGGAGTCCATCGCTGTTGCCCCGACCATCCTGCGCCGGGGCGCTGCGTGGTTCTCGGGCCTCGGCAAGCCGAACAATGCGGGCACCAAGCTGTTCTGCGTCTCCGGCCACGTGAACCGTCCCTGCACGGTCGAGGAAGAGATGGGCATTCCCTTCCGCGAGCTGATCGACCGCCATTGCGGCGGCATCCGCGGCGGCTGGGACAACCTGCTCGCCGTGATCCCGGGCGGCTCGTCCGTGCCGTGCGTGACGGCGGAGAACATCATCGACTGTCCGATGGACTTCGACAGCCTGCGCGGGCTGGGCTCGGGCCTCGGCACGGCGGCGGTGATCGTGATGGATCGCTCCACCGACATCATCAAGGCCATTGCCCGCCTGTCGTACTTCTACAAGCACGAGAGCTGCGGACAGTGCACGCCGTGCCGTGAGGGCACGGGCTGGATGTGGCGCGTGATGGAGCGCATGGTGGCGGGCAACGCCTCCAAGGAAGAGATCGACATGCTCTTCGACGTCACCAAGCAGGTGGAAGGCCACACGATCTGCGCCCTCGGCGACGCGGCTGCATGGCCGATCCAGGGCCTGATCCGCAACTTCCGGCCGGTGATCGAGGAACGCATCGACCAGTATGTGGCCAAGAGCCGCAAGCCGGCGCAGTCGCTGGCAGCGGCACAGTAA
- the nuoK gene encoding NADH-quinone oxidoreductase subunit NuoK — protein sequence MEIGLSHYLAVAAILFTIGIFGIFLNRKNVIVILMSVELLLLSVNINLVAFSAFLGDLVGQVFALLVLTVAAAEAAIGLAILVVFYRNRGSIAVEDVNMMKG from the coding sequence ATGGAAATCGGTCTGTCACACTATCTGGCGGTCGCCGCGATTCTGTTCACCATCGGAATCTTCGGCATCTTCCTGAACCGCAAGAACGTGATCGTCATCCTGATGTCGGTGGAGCTCTTGCTGCTCTCCGTCAACATCAACCTGGTCGCCTTCTCGGCGTTCCTCGGCGATCTGGTCGGGCAGGTCTTCGCGCTTCTGGTGCTGACCGTCGCGGCTGCCGAGGCGGCCATCGGCCTTGCGATCCTGGTGGTGTTCTACCGCAACCGCGGCTCGATCGCGGTTGAAGACGTCAACATGATGAAGGGGTAA
- a CDS encoding NADH-quinone oxidoreductase subunit J has protein sequence MVLQAIFFYLFAAVAVASAFMVIASRNPVHSVLFLILAFFNAAGLFILLGAEFLAMLLVVVYVGAVMVLFLFVVMMLDVDFVEMRQGFLQYMPVGGLIGLILLVELLFVLGAWVISPEIAGTTAAPAPLPADMSNIRALGELVYTRYILFFQTAGLVLLVAMIGAIVLTLRHKEGVRRQNISEQVGRTREASVEVRKVETGKGI, from the coding sequence ATGGTCCTGCAAGCCATCTTCTTCTATCTCTTCGCCGCTGTTGCGGTCGCGTCGGCCTTCATGGTCATCGCGTCCCGCAATCCGGTGCACTCCGTCCTGTTCCTGATTCTCGCCTTCTTCAACGCCGCGGGCCTGTTCATCCTGCTCGGGGCGGAGTTCCTGGCGATGCTGCTCGTCGTCGTCTATGTCGGCGCGGTGATGGTGCTGTTCCTGTTCGTGGTGATGATGCTCGACGTCGACTTCGTCGAGATGCGCCAGGGCTTCCTGCAGTACATGCCGGTGGGCGGCCTGATCGGCCTGATCCTCCTGGTCGAGCTGCTGTTCGTGCTCGGCGCCTGGGTGATATCGCCAGAGATCGCCGGAACGACGGCCGCGCCCGCGCCGCTGCCTGCGGACATGTCGAACATCCGCGCGCTCGGCGAGCTCGTCTACACCCGCTACATCCTGTTCTTCCAGACGGCCGGCCTCGTCCTGCTGGTGGCGATGATCGGCGCCATCGTGCTGACGCTGCGCCACAAGGAAGGCGTGCGGCGGCAGAACATCTCTGAGCAGGTCGGCCGCACGCGCGAAGCGTCGGTCGAGGTGCGCAAGGTCGAAACCGGCAAGGGTATCTGA